The following nucleotide sequence is from Mytilus galloprovincialis chromosome 12, xbMytGall1.hap1.1, whole genome shotgun sequence.
TCTGaataacataaaaagtaaaatcacaaaaatactgaactcggaagAAACTTTCAACGGACAGTCCCTCATCAAATAGttaaatcgaaagctcaaacacatccaacTGTCACATTCATGACTTTGGGATATAACCCAAATGATATAATACCAGGACTAAGATATCAAGGGGGCACACCAAACCAAATATTAGTGAGAGCTCAATAATCGGACACTGACATTACAgttgtttataaatatgatatcgtgttatattttacttttatttgtcaACCCGTCATTATATTACTGGCTATcgtaaattttgtattcttgtctttcgttttgcttatttgttttgtctatatgagtttttgtatttctttgtaacacatgtgtttgttttataataattaaGAGTATAAAAgaatattgactgctgtatcccaatCTTTGACATtgttaccttttatgtctgtttgttttgttcacacatcggtgtcaatgtaaaataattttatgcaacttttatACAAGTCAGAGGTTAAGCTACAATAAAACAGGTTGAAACTacaattttctacatgagaaaattcCTGTTCAAAGTCAAACATAATATGTGTTTCAGCCATTTATTTCGCTATGTGACTTTCTGCTTTGGATATTTACTTGTAACTGTCACTTGGTGTCAATGCATTATGTTCGACGTCCAGAATACGCGTCGATTACTGACCACTGGACGTTACGTCATTTTAAATCAATCATTCAAACTCCGGATAACTATGACCTCCAAGTGATAATATTTCTCTTTGTAATATTCTGATCATTATATACATCGTAATACTCCCAGAACGATAATAGAGAATAGATACAAAAGGTTAATGATTTAGAAATAGCTTTATAATATTTACATCGTATAGTtctagaaaaactaaggattttcttgtctaaggtatagattaccttagccgtatttgggacaactttttggaattttggatcctctatgctcttcaacgttttattgtttggctttataactattttgatatgagcgccactgatgagtcgtatgtagacgaaacgcgcgtctggcgtactagattataatcctggtacttttggtAACTATCTAGAGCAATGAACTGTTATGTTTACATTTTCACAAGGAACCTGCTAACAATAGAATTAAATGGTTGTTAAATTGTTTGTTGTCAATAACAATTAAAAGGTAATATGGTTTTCGTTAACTTACCAAAGTAAACAAATTCGTAGTTTATCTGAAGTTTATGTTGTTTAATTGCATGTTAAAAGTTACGGCTTCATGGCAAGTTTCACCTCAGATTAATTAGCTTTGTGTTTATCTTATTTGTTAACTTTTGTTCTCGAAGACTAACATGCTGATAAGATATTAACAAAACTATGCATCTTTTAGTAAACAACTTACACGTATAATCTCTCAATAACTTTCAAACGATTGCACTTTTATATTTATAGTGTCTTTACGATTTATTGTTGTAGCTGTGTAAATTTCAACGTTTGTAAATAGTAACTTGAATTTTTAATACAGGCTTACTATATCTACATGCCTGGCTCTTATCGTAtaataatgtttataaacatgGCTAATTATAATTTTGCTCTCGCATACATATTAAACCTCGCCACATTATgttcacgagcatcactgaagagacattatttgtcgaaatgcgcatctggtgcagacaaattggtaccgttaatgttattagacttgttatctatgataagtttttaCACTGGTGGTGGACGTTAACTCCACGGAGGTATTATaagcccagaagtcagcacttcagCTGTAAccatttttctgcaccagatcgacgcgcatttcaacaataaatgtctcttccaACTTACCTGACCTTTTGACAACAATATTCGGGTCTACTACTTTTCCcctaaaattcatttttttttttttttggtttctaaCATTTCACTTGACTTTGTAAGAGAAACCGATCGCAAGTTAGCTCAAGATTCATTTACCcttgattttattttctgggaTATCATCGATACCCCTTACGAAGAGTCCGATATGGTCTTtgtattgttacggccagaaatcacCTTCAACCTGTAGCCAATAAAAAatcacaaatcaataataaacttgaacaagatttattatacaaaagaatACAAGAAGTAtcacacaaatattactgtcaacttaactgtcaaaatatgagtcaaATCTTTTATCGtaatctgtatccggaaatcgtCTAGGAAttcaatctgaatattacgtccACTACTTAGGTCACAATctagtatgatgttgtttgtagaattaaagtgtcaatcaaaatgctgtgaatactaatgtttATCTATGTCTAAGTCTgaaagtttaactttagtgtctgtatatatatagttgtcacagAAATTTATAGAACACTGTGGAAAAGGAAAGTCCTAGTAATATACGACGGAAGTGTCTGGACAAATGTAGAAGAATAAGTAACGCATTTTTTATTATGATCATTCTGGAATCTTTATTTAAGTcaaatggaaagttccaatcGTTCCATCAGTATCtataattgttccagtgatttctgaACTGCatagttctaagattattctgtaaacaactagcAGGCCACAGTTAAAACAGTTCAAACACCGGAAcgtgaaatagaaaaaaaaattcggTGAATGTAATGATTCTTGTGTGTTACATTATATGTCAATCTAACAGGGTTCATCTaacctttgtaaaaaaaatgatttactaTTTTTCTTTCCCTTAATAATTCCAAAATTTGCTGACtatattgaacgcatctatcccatcaaactagagataaagaatacaaaaGATGCAGTCTATCTCAtatctaaggattttcttatcccaagaatagattaccttagccgtatttggcacaacttgtttgaattttgggtcctcaatgctcttcaactttttacttgtttgactttataattattttgatctgagcgtcactgatgagtcttatgtagacgaaacgcgcgtctggcgtattaaattataatcctggtaccttagataactattaacaccactgggtcgatgccactgctggtggacgtttcgtccccgagggtatcaccagcccagtagtcagcactttgatgttgacatgaatatcaattgaatggtcatttttatgaatttcctgtttacaaaacattgaattttacaaaaaacataaaGTGCGTAAGTTTACCTATATTATTTTGTGGGTAAAAAAAGTGTGTCAACGCGTGCTTGTGTTTACATACAGTGTCACGTGGGCAAGTAAATATAGGTCATTTGGCCTTGAACGGACTTTCAATAAGATCTACTGATGAGTGTCTTAAATGGTTGTCTATTAAATTTTATGACATAGTTTCTAATGAGTgtaaatcattaaaacattggaGACAATCATCAAAATACGATTCGGCCTTAAACATCAAACTCAACAGAAGAGTTATTAATAACAGCAGGTTAAAATCTAGAACATACGGAAAGAGgcaaacaaattttaaatacaaattgtgTTACAAACAGAGATCGGAACACAGAATgttcagttttaaaaataaaaataaaataaaatttatgtcaGATTCTAAAGACACAATACCGAAAGTAAATCATTGTTTATATTTCTATGAAAAGGAACCACTCAAACTAAGAAACAGAAATAAATGTAGGATAAACCGTAACAAAAAATCGCCGGTAGTTAAAGCTAGACAATTGTGTAAAGGTACATCGTTAAAATTTAAATCTGTAAGAATCAGTGAAgcgtattttgtaaaaaatcaggaaatatacctgtatatgaaaagaaaagttatatatatagcaCGACTCTTACGAATTAAGATTTTTAATGCATCGAAAACGCGTAGCGTTTGAATGCATTAAAAATTTCAATCAGTAAGGCGTGGCTATACATGATTTGTAATATGACCAATGAAAATGCTATATTATACAGACATTAAATAGTTAATTATTAAGGCGTGGCCAAAATGACGTTATTCCCGCTAAAATTCTGCACGAGCTGTTGTCTGTCTAGAAGCTTAAAATGTCGGAGGCAATGGTTGATTTTTTAGGCGACGGTGAAGAAAACTTTGTCCTTTCTCAAATCTCCGAAGAGGACGTTGATAATTTAGCACTTTCGCAGTTTTGCGGGGAAATAGAGGACGATATGTCACTATCGCAAATTGCGATGAAAATAGAGAAGGATTATGCGGATGATGCTTTGTGCCAAGGAGGAGACCGCAATGTTGAGAATTTTACCATCCCACTGCAGTTTGAAAGTTTCGTTTCTAAAGAATCTTTTGATGACACAAAATTTGGTCGCAGAgagtgattttgatatttttcaaactgCCATTTTTGACCTTGGACTAAATTTCGAGGAAATACAGGCTCCAAGTGACCGTTTTACTACGGTTGTCACCGATGAAGAAATGTCAAATCTAGTCAATGATAAAATGAACGCTAACACAAAAAAGAACACGAAATGGGCAGTGGGTGTATTTAACCAATGGAGATCTTTCCGGGCTCAGAACAGGGATCCTATTCTTGAGCTACATATGATGAACGCGGAATGTATGAACTATTGGCTAGAAAGGTTTGTTATGGAGACGAGGAAACAAAACGGAGACGAGTATCCGCCTAAATCTTTATACTACATTGTGTGTGGTCTCCTTAGACATTGTAGGGACATGAATGTCCACGACAAAAACTTTCTGGATCAGAAAGATGGCCGATTTGCTCATTCCAGACGCGTTTTGGACGCTAAAATTAAGGACTCATTATCGAAAGGACTAGGCACTAAGGTTCGCAGGGCAGACCCCGTATCCGATGACGACGAAGAAAAATTGTGGGCTAATGGTG
It contains:
- the LOC143054444 gene encoding uncharacterized protein LOC143054444; the encoded protein is MRMMLCAKEETAMLRILPSHCSLKVSFLKNLLMTQNLVAESDFDIFQTAIFDLGLNFEEIQAPSDRFTTVVTDEEMSNLVNDKMNANTKKNTKWAVGVFNQWRSFRAQNRDPILELHMMNAECMNYWLERFVMETRKQNGDEYPPKSLYYIVCGLLRHCRDMNVHDKNFLDQKDGRFAHSRRVLDAKIKDSLSKGLGTKVRRADPVSDDDEEKLWANGVFGTTNSTSLQYTVFFYNCKLFGLRGRDEHRNLDHSQFETGQDATGRFIRFIGRSNKTFKGGLGDLRLDNKDIKHYARGKCIRI